TTAATTTGTGATATAGCTAAATATGAAAAGGAGGTCAAGGATTTAGTTGTATTTGAAAACAACTCTTTTATTACAATAGTTCCTTTCTGGACAGTATGGCCTTTTGAAACACTTTCTATCCCAAAACGTCATATCGGATGTTTAAGTGATATTGACGATAACGAGAAAAAAGATTTAGCTATGTTATTAAAGAGATTAATTAAGATGTATGATTCTTTGTTTGATGTTGTAATGCCTCTCAGTTATGGATTCCATATAAAACCGAAAACATTAGGTAACAACATATATCATATGCATTTACATTTCTACCCTACTCTTTTAAGATCAGCTACAGTTAAAAAACATATGGCCGGTTTTGAAATGCTTGCTGCACCCCAAAGAGATATAACTCCTGAATTTGCAGCATTGACACTGAGAAACTTGCTTATAAATACAAATATTTAAGCTACCATTATACTGCAAACTAATTGAGTTAAATATTAAAATATTTAAGAGTTTTCATTTTTGTGTGATATAATAAACAAAATAGAAGCAAATAATGTCATAAAGAGGCCCCACCAGAAAGTAGGATTATATTCTGCAGTAGCAGTTACCCTTTCTGGGTTTATAAAATAATAGATACCAAGAATAATCAAAACTACACCATAAAGACCTATTATAGATCCTATCCATTTCCATAACTTCATAATAAAGCCTCCTTAAATAACTACCTTAACTAATTATACTTTTAGGCTCTATAACTGTCAAAC
The genomic region above belongs to Deferribacterota bacterium and contains:
- the galT gene encoding galactose-1-phosphate uridylyltransferase; protein product: FENRGGVGNSNPHPHGQIWAVETIPDVIRKEIYNKEKYLKDNNSCLICDIAKYEKEVKDLVVFENNSFITIVPFWTVWPFETLSIPKRHIGCLSDIDDNEKKDLAMLLKRLIKMYDSLFDVVMPLSYGFHIKPKTLGNNIYHMHLHFYPTLLRSATVKKHMAGFEMLAAPQRDITPEFAALTLRNLLINTNI